A single window of Anser cygnoides isolate HZ-2024a breed goose chromosome 12, Taihu_goose_T2T_genome, whole genome shotgun sequence DNA harbors:
- the SLC38A8 gene encoding solute carrier family 38 member 8, protein MEGGEGRPLLGPPSAGSAGLSSAGAVFIMLKSALGAGLLSFPWAFSKAGGAVPAILVELGSLVFLVSGLAVLGYAAALSAQPTYQGVVRAVCGPAAGKLCELCFLLNLFMISVALLRVVGDQLEKLCDSLYPDGTLSGGPPWYADQRFTLPALCVLVIFPLSVPREIGFQKYSSILGTLSACYLTLVIVLKYHLQEGSLSSPRPPRTPRASSWASMFSVIPTICFGFQCHEACVAIYSSMRNQSFSHWVAVSVLSMLICLLIYSLTGLYGYLTFGEAVAPDVLMSYPGNDPIVIVARLLFGVSIVTIYPIVVLLGRSVMRDLWAHPKRGAAPLADGPERRSRVALTISWMAATLAIALFVPDIGKVIELIGGISAFFIFIFPGLCLVCMTGSQRIGPRKKAALVAWGILSVLGGTFVCGQSAALAVMGLLH, encoded by the exons atggaggggggTGAGGGGCGGCCACTGCTGGGACCACCAAGTGCAGGCAGTGCCGGACTCTCCTCCGCTGGCGCTGTCTTCATCATGCTCAAGTCAGCGCTGGGCGCCGGGCTGCTCAGCTTCCCCTGGGCGTTCAGCaaggctgggggggctgtgcctGCCATCCTGGTGGAGCTG GGCTCGCTGGTGTTCCTGGTGAGCGGGCTGGCGGTGCTGGGCTACGCGGCGGCGCTCAGCGCCCAGCCCACCTACCAGGGGGTCGTGCGGGCGGTGTGCGGGCCAGCAGCGGGAAAGCTCTGCgagctctgcttcctcctcaacctcttCATGATCTCCGTGGCCCTCCTCAGGGTGGTGGGCGACCAGCTGGAGAAAC TGTGTGACTCCCTGTACCCTGACGGCACGCTGAGCGGGGGCCCCCCCTGGTACGCGGACCAGCGCTTCACCCTCCCAGCTCTCTGTGTCCTGGTCATCTTCCCACTCTCCGTCCCCAGGGAGATCGGCTTCCAGAAGTACTCCAG CATCCTGGGCACGCTGTCCGCCTGCTACCTCACCCTGGTCATCGTCCTCAAGTACCACCTGCAGGAAGGGAGCCTCAGCTCGCCCCGGCCTCCCCGCACCCCCAG GGCCTCCTCCTGGGCCTCCATGTTCAGCGTCATCCCCACCATCTGCTTCGGCTTCCAG TGCCACGAGGCCTGCGTGGCCATCTACAGCAGCATGCGCAACCAGAGCTTCTCCCACTGGGTCGCTGTCTCCGTGCTCTCCATGCTCATCTGCCTCCTCATCTACTCCCTCACGG GGCTGTATGGCTACCTCACCTTCGGCGAGGCCGTGGCACCTGATGTCCTGATGTCCTACCCGGGGAACGACCCCATTGTCATCGTCGCCCGCCTGCTCTTCGGTGTCTCCATCGTCACCATCTACCCCATcgtggtgctgctgggcag GTCGGTGATGCGGGACCTGTGGGCACACCCCAagcgcggggcggccccgctggCTGACGGCCCCGAGCGGCGGAGCCGGGTGGCACTGACCATCTCGTGGATGGCTGCCACGCTCGCCATCGCCTTGTTCGTCCCCGACATCGGCAAGGTCATCGAGCTCATCGGCGGCATCAGTgcattcttcatcttcatcttcccag ggctgtgcctggTGTGCATGACAGGGAGCCAACGCATCGGGCCACGCAAAAA GGCCGCTCTCGTTGCCTGGGGCATCCTctcggtgctggggggcaccttCGTGTGCGGGCAGAGCGCTGCCCTGGCCGTGATGGGGCTGCTGCATTGA